The following are encoded together in the Pseudoalteromonas ulvae UL12 genome:
- a CDS encoding CsgG/HfaB family protein, which yields MLKHYVRPLILTSVISSLLACQSTTTQVSSNQQTPNVNQVQQQAYNGAKARIAVARFTDQSNNSHWWSKEIGNGMSDQLTTALVGTNRFIVLERQALDAVLSEQDLVTAGRVSRQSGAAFGEIEGAEIVIIASVTEFDDNASGASLGGGGFMGDMMKSVSAGFSNTHMAIDLRLIDTRTSRILAATTVEGGSKDFDLTAAATNFGSSIVGGGLSAWSNTPKEKALREVIQKAVEYTLTKIPDVYYRYDQNNTLLAGATAPAPIKHQKNVAKLDGKSTSEHEQSSMGSLANPFDKVKISMAQAQLNCLGYLSDQESEGVLTPNTIRALERFQKDASIEVTGTIDDETNGALADSGCLNNSIQSGFGMIANAFAGVATNTDMADEFLYEAYRAPNDFGHLSIEHEPSGSGMTEIEVIAQHQESGSELKQATGSIFKVQSNGELHQRPDFLKNGVTEPVNSGRYYLKFAAMDKFFASGDVILKRGVKNKIRVELE from the coding sequence GTGTTAAAACATTATGTTCGTCCACTCATTCTTACCTCGGTGATATCGAGCCTTCTGGCGTGTCAAAGTACTACAACTCAAGTGAGTTCTAATCAGCAAACTCCTAACGTCAATCAGGTTCAACAGCAAGCGTATAATGGTGCCAAAGCACGTATTGCAGTTGCTCGTTTCACTGATCAATCAAATAACAGTCATTGGTGGTCTAAAGAGATTGGTAATGGTATGTCTGACCAACTGACTACAGCACTGGTTGGTACGAACCGTTTTATTGTTTTAGAGCGACAGGCGCTTGATGCTGTCTTATCTGAACAGGATTTAGTGACAGCTGGGCGAGTCAGTCGTCAAAGTGGCGCTGCTTTTGGTGAGATAGAAGGAGCGGAAATTGTGATTATCGCTTCTGTCACAGAGTTTGATGATAATGCGTCAGGAGCGAGCTTAGGTGGTGGAGGCTTCATGGGTGATATGATGAAATCTGTTTCAGCTGGTTTCTCCAATACCCATATGGCTATCGATTTACGACTGATAGATACACGAACGTCACGTATTTTAGCTGCAACGACGGTTGAAGGTGGCAGCAAAGACTTTGACTTAACAGCGGCCGCGACCAATTTTGGCAGTTCAATTGTTGGTGGCGGGCTGAGCGCTTGGTCGAACACACCAAAAGAAAAGGCATTGCGGGAAGTAATACAAAAAGCGGTTGAATACACCTTAACTAAAATCCCAGATGTATATTACCGATACGATCAGAACAACACACTGTTAGCGGGTGCGACAGCTCCTGCACCTATCAAACATCAGAAAAACGTTGCCAAGCTCGATGGAAAAAGCACGAGTGAGCATGAGCAATCATCAATGGGGTCGCTCGCGAACCCTTTTGACAAAGTAAAAATCTCGATGGCTCAGGCACAGCTTAATTGTTTAGGTTATTTATCTGATCAAGAGTCCGAAGGAGTATTAACACCGAATACAATTCGTGCTTTAGAGCGTTTTCAAAAGGACGCGAGCATAGAAGTGACTGGAACGATTGATGATGAAACAAATGGGGCCCTCGCAGATTCAGGTTGTTTGAATAACTCGATTCAAAGTGGCTTTGGCATGATAGCGAATGCATTTGCCGGGGTTGCAACTAACACTGACATGGCAGATGAATTTTTGTATGAAGCGTACCGTGCGCCTAACGATTTCGGTCATTTGTCAATTGAGCACGAGCCTAGCGGCTCAGGTATGACTGAAATAGAGGTGATTGCTCAACATCAAGAGTCAGGATCTGAGCTTAAACAAGCAACTGGCAGCATATTTAAAGTACAGAGCAATGGCGAACTTCATCAACGACCTGACTTTTTAAAAAATGGGGTGACAGAGCCAGTAAACAGTGGCCGGTATTACTTAAAGTTTGCGGCGATGGATAAATTTTTTGCCTCTGGCGATGTGATTTTAAAAAGAGGTGTCAAAAACAAAATACGGGTCGAACTCGAATAA